A DNA window from Pseudomonas resinovorans NBRC 106553 contains the following coding sequences:
- a CDS encoding F0F1 ATP synthase subunit delta: protein MAELTTLARPYAKAAFEYAQAHQQLAAWSAMLGLAAAVSQDDTMQRVLKAPRLTSAEKAATFVEVVGDKFDAQAQNFIHVVSENGRLVLLPEIAEQFELYKAEQEKSVDVEVTSAFALSDEQQDKLAKVLSARLSREVRLHAVEDSSLIGGVVIRAGDLVIDGSVRGKLAKLAEALKS from the coding sequence ATGGCAGAACTGACCACGCTGGCCCGACCTTACGCCAAGGCTGCTTTCGAGTACGCCCAGGCCCATCAGCAGCTGGCCGCTTGGTCGGCCATGCTAGGCCTGGCCGCTGCGGTGTCGCAAGACGACACCATGCAGCGTGTGCTCAAAGCCCCGCGACTGACGAGCGCAGAAAAAGCCGCCACCTTTGTCGAGGTGGTTGGTGACAAGTTCGACGCCCAGGCACAGAACTTCATCCACGTTGTTTCCGAGAATGGCCGCCTCGTGCTGCTGCCGGAAATCGCCGAACAGTTCGAGCTGTACAAGGCCGAACAAGAGAAATCGGTCGATGTGGAAGTAACCAGTGCCTTCGCATTGAGCGATGAACAGCAAGACAAACTCGCCAAGGTTCTCAGCGCACGGCTCAGCCGGGAAGTGCGTCTGCACGCCGTGGAAGACTCCAGCCTCATAGGTGGTGTAGTCATCCGCGCCGGCGACCTGGTTATCGATGGCTCGGTTCGCGGCAAGCTCGCGAAACTGGCCGAAGCGTTGAAATCTTGA
- a CDS encoding F0F1 ATP synthase subunit B, translating into MNINATLIGQSVAFFIFVLFCMKFVWPPVITALQQRQKKIADGLDAANRAARDLELAHEKVGQQLREAKAQAAEIIEQAKKRATQIVDESRDQARAEGERLKAQAQAEIEQELNSVKDALRTQLGSLAVNGAEKILGATIDQNAHAELVNKLAAEI; encoded by the coding sequence GTGAACATTAATGCAACCCTGATCGGCCAGTCCGTTGCTTTCTTCATCTTCGTACTGTTCTGCATGAAGTTCGTATGGCCTCCGGTCATTACAGCTCTGCAGCAACGTCAGAAGAAGATCGCTGATGGCCTGGACGCTGCCAACCGTGCGGCTCGTGACCTGGAGCTGGCCCATGAGAAAGTGGGTCAGCAACTGCGCGAAGCCAAGGCTCAGGCAGCTGAAATCATCGAGCAAGCCAAAAAGCGCGCTACCCAGATCGTCGACGAATCTCGCGATCAGGCACGTGCTGAAGGCGAGCGCCTGAAGGCGCAAGCTCAGGCTGAGATCGAGCAGGAACTGAACAGTGTCAAAGACGCGCTGCGCACCCAACTGGGTAGCCTGGCCGTTAATGGTGCCGAGAAGATCCTGGGTGCCACTATCGATCAAAACGCGCACGCGGAGCTGGTTAACAAACTGGCAGCCGAAATTTAA
- the atpE gene encoding F0F1 ATP synthase subunit C, which produces METVVGLTAIAVALLIGLGALGTAIGFGLLGGKFLEGAARQPEMVPMLQVKMFIVAGLLDAVTMIGVGIALFFTFANPFIAQVAQ; this is translated from the coding sequence ATGGAAACTGTAGTAGGTCTGACCGCGATCGCCGTAGCTCTGCTGATTGGCCTGGGTGCTCTGGGTACCGCCATTGGCTTCGGTCTGCTGGGTGGCAAGTTCCTGGAAGGCGCTGCTCGCCAGCCGGAAATGGTTCCGATGCTGCAAGTTAAAATGTTCATCGTGGCCGGTCTGCTCGACGCCGTAACCATGATCGGCGTTGGTATCGCTCTGTTCTTCACCTTCGCTAACCCGTTCATTGCTCAGGTAGCCCAATAA